CTCGATTCCCTTCATACACGTATTGACCGGTTCGATGAACGACGCCTGCTCGAACGAGCAGTCATCGGGCAGCTTGACCGCCCCGCCCCGCTCCAGAATCCAGTCCGATACCCGCACGTACTCCGAGAACCCGCCCCCGCTCGGCTCGAAACCCGCGCTGCAACCCACCTTCTTGTAAACGGGACATTGTGCAAAAACTTTGTGCCGGCAGTAGTAGCACTCTCCACAAGGAATGTGATGGAAAACGGATACCCGGTCCCCAACTGCATACCCCTTCACATTTGCCCCGACCAGCGCCACCGTCCCCGAAGTTTCGTGTCCGAAAATCCTGGGCGCTGAATGTGAACCAGTCGCAATCTTCTTCAGGTCGGTCCCGCAGATGCCGCAGGTGTGGACCTTGATCAGCAACTCCCCCGCGCCGATTTCGGGCACGCAAACGGTCTCCACGCGCACGTCGTTCACGCCGCGGTACACCGCCGCCTTCATCGTGGACGGGATCGTCCCCACCCCACTGCCCAGTCCGTTTTGTAAAGCTACCGGCATTCCTCTTAAAGGACCAAAACTCTACAAAAGTGTCATTCCGAGCGAGGATGCGGCAAACAACCAGCAGGCCCGCTTTTGGCCTGCGGGTTGCCGCATCCGAGTCGAGGAACCTGCAGTTCCTTCTCTAACCACGTCCTTCCCCTGCTATGACGCTCTCCAATTCTTCCGCCAACCGCTCCGCCGCCACCTTGCCATTTCTCCGCAGCGCACCCAACACTGGCCATACGTTGGGCCTGACAGAAGCCCAGCCTATCAACTTTAACAAATTCAGACGCCCGTTCGAATCAATAAATTGGCCCAGCGGCGGCATCTCAAAATCCAGCGTATCCGAGATCGCCTTCACCGCCAGGAACGGCACCCCGGCCGCGCGTGCAATCTCGGCCACCACCGCGGCTTCCATGTCCACCGCGTCCGCGCCGAACTGCTGCGCCATCTGTTCTTTTGCTTTGCGAGATAAAACCGACGCTGCGGTTACTAACACTCCCCGCGCCGCAACGTCGCGCACCGTCTCGTACCTTTCGCCTGCCGCCGCGTCGATCACTTGCGCCGGCCGTAGCACCTTCCCAATTGCCAGTTGTTGATTCAACGCGCCGGCGAGTCCCGCTGAAATCATGAGATCCGGCTCGTAATAATCCAGGGCGGCGCGTGCTGCCATGGCCGCTGGCTTCCGCCCAATCCCAGCGCACAGTATGAGAACACCGTCGCACCGATACGAGCTCTTCGCCGCCGCATGACCCGGCCCGTCCCAGTGCTCGACTTTCTTGCCCGCTCGTTTCCATTTGCGCAGCAGCGGCGCCACCTCCATCTCCATCGCCACGATGATGGCGATGCGGCGGGGCCCCCGCGGCGCGCCGGTTTTGGGTGTCATAGCGTGCACGTGCTTAGACATACCCGTTCGTCTTGAACCATTCGCACGCCCGCCGCAGCGCATCCTCTACCGGCACGACCTTGTATCCCAACTCGCGTTCCGCCTTCGACGACCGCACCCACATCTTCTTGCGACCCATGCGCACCGCATCAATCGTGACTCGCGGTTCCTTGCCCCGCAACTGGCCCGTGAATACCGTGTCAAAAACGCCCGCCGCCAGCGCGAACACGTACGGCAGCTTGACCTTGGGCGCGGGAATGCCCGTAGTCGCCGAAAGTTTGTCCAGGATCTGCTTGAGCGTCAGGTTCTCGCCGCCCAGAATGTAGCGCTCGCCCGGCTTTCCCCGCTCGTACGCCAGCACATGCCCTCGTGCGACTTCCCGCACGTCCACCACGTTCAAACCGGTGTCCACGTACGCCGGAAATTTCTTCTTCAGGAAATCGACGATGATTCTTCCCGTCGGCGTCGGCTTCACGTCCTGCTCGCCCACCGGCGCGCTCGGGTTCACGATCACGACGTCGTCGCCCTTCTTCCCGGCCTCCAGCGCCACCTGC
This is a stretch of genomic DNA from Candidatus Binatia bacterium. It encodes these proteins:
- a CDS encoding alcohol dehydrogenase catalytic domain-containing protein, which codes for MKAAVYRGVNDVRVETVCVPEIGAGELLIKVHTCGICGTDLKKIATGSHSAPRIFGHETSGTVALVGANVKGYAVGDRVSVFHHIPCGECYYCRHKVFAQCPVYKKVGCSAGFEPSGGGFSEYVRVSDWILERGGAVKLPDDCSFEQASFIEPVNTCMKGIETLRLERGETVLVIGQGPIGIILGVLALRSGAKVITSDLYVQRLTISAGFGLSRSINASQADTVEKTREWTEGRGADAVVLAVAGTKLIPAAMEAARPGGRI
- the hpnA gene encoding hopanoid-associated sugar epimerase, translating into MKAFVTGATGFVGSHVAQALEVAGAELRLLARSTSPTKPISTLKNSEIVTGDLRDASTYKQALRGCEAVFHVAADYRLWTRNAADAMEMYRSNVEGTRGLIDAARQAGVKRIVYCSSVATMGFRSDGSVVDEETPVTLEEMIGHYKRSKFVAEQVALEAGKKGDDVVIVNPSAPVGEQDVKPTPTGRIIVDFLKKKFPAYVDTGLNVVDVREVARGHVLAYERGKPGERYILGGENLTLKQILDKLSATTGIPAPKVKLPYVFALAAGVFDTVFTGQLRGKEPRVTIDAVRMGRKKMWVRSSKAERELGYKVVPVEDALRRACEWFKTNGYV